The genomic DNA aaatcactactttcctttaaaattctggacccaaatttttttaaagtgtaatttcaccccctacTTCCAATTTGAGGCATAAAagatggagaaataaatttggaagtggtttgaaaaatattgcacATGCAatccactgtcaacactagggactatatttggaACAACCAAAATCacgggacgacaattgtggtctcggacctaatacaCTATAAAGATTAAAACGTTACTAgttacatatttgaaatagaaCATGGAATATGTACtgttatgtatatttaatattgaatcatttattgtttttattgcagaTGTAGGAACTGCCATCAATACAGAGAACAAAAAGATGATTATAATGGACTGTAGATCTTACAGTGCCGCTGTGGCAAACAGGGCAAAAGGGGGAGGAGTGGAGTGTGCAGGTAATGTCCTAACGTAAACACTAAAagcccccccccacccccccggGATGGCAGTTTGTTTTTACCCCCATAATTGGAAGCCCTTTCTGAATTActggtacaaaaatgtatattgattATTTACTTACAATTATAGCTatacaaaatcaatttttttaataaaagagggacgaaagataccaaagggacagtcaaactcttaaatctaaaataaactgacaacgccatggctaaaaataaaaatggcaaacacacaaacaatagtacacatgacaacatagaaaactgaagaataaacaacacaaacatcACCAAAAATAGGAGTGATCTCATGTAATAAGATATGTTTTCAGTATAATACATTTCCATGTAGTAACATTTATGATGTGATGGTCATAAGTGTACtaatgtaacaaacataaaaacaaagagcataaaaataccaaaattcaacaaatgtctcaaaaaatatagaTAGTTCTGAATTTGAGTATATTGATAaagtggattcattattatctttgggataccaattttccttGATTTCATTGGTGTTGGTTtaccaaaatttaaatgttcaaagaaccacaattttttttaggcCTGTTTGCAGATTGTAGAAAAATcaggaaattaaatatccataaaaatacattttttttaggcTGATAAGCAGACTTAAGCACAaccagaaaaacaaatatctatgaaaatataaaatttcctcaatccatgaaaaataaattaattatccatattatattttaattgtcgTAAGTAAGTAATTGTATATAGAATTGAAAGACgtctaaattttgtattatatttgaacGGGCGAAAGTtagtaaatgtttataaaattgaaagaaatatatatttccaaTAGATTGggaaatacatgtatcttcaaAACTAGGTAGCATTATTAAAAGTCATAtcaatatatcatatttattattttcagagTATTACCAGAATTCAGAGATACAGTTTATGAATTTGGCCAACATCCATACTATACGTAAAAGTTACGTAGCGTTGAGAGCGTTGTGCAGTGGAGGTGCTGATCAACCAGCGTAAGTCAAACTCATTTTATACCTAATTTTATTTAGCAACATAGGATAGTAAAACAAGCAAACAAGAATTTGTCCATAGTATATGAATGCCCCACTCccaatatcattttctatgttcagtggactgtgtaattggggtcagaactcttatttggcaaaataaagatcatatcatagagagcatgtgtactaagtttcaataTGATTGGGCTTCAACTCAcgaaaaactaccttgacaaaaaagcctctaggtggggcataaaaaaaaagttttatttcccTTGCACTAATAAGATGTGCTGAAATGGTTCTAAATCATTTTGTAATCCAGTGAGCATTATGTTagtgtggatttatttattttcatgatacaaattttcatgGTTTGGAGATACAGTGTAATTATGtggatatttcatttcattgttttgaaaatgtgaacatacaagcctatagaaataTAGAGAAAATTTGTACTCAGATCTATGAACTTTAAAATTAGTGGTTCAATTATATGCATGAAATCCTCTAAAATTGATATTccatgaataaaaatgaattcacagtatgtCATTCAAATTAATTGATATGTTTATCTATAATGCAATATGATAAGTTTAAATCTCTGCTAAGAAGGCTTGGAATTGCTAAACATAATAAAAGTAAGTATCTgctaaaataatagaaaaaaaacaaaggatatggTGTATCTATTCATGATCCAAAATCAGCACAACAGcaacaaaaaacacacaaataacaaagaaacaaataagtttgtttacagTAACTGATTTTGGAATTCTGATTAAGGGAGCTGGCTTCTCAGTCTCAAGgttattaacttttcaaaacactagcataaattgataggggattaataaaggaatcaaaagatccaaaaaaatatataggtcactgtgcttgttttcgagatgtAAGCCATTGAAATtctggcgggaaaatgttctctcttgacttttcatagctttatcattgacaagctTAAGtcctcaaaaactattaaaaagtatttaaaattttattagacTTTAACAGACAgtttatcattatacatgtaaaagaattattaaaagaaaaatgggggtcacctggtaaattttgttaaggcattcaaatggataaaaccagaggattcaaAAAATCTGACGgaaattcaaaaacatgacaagcgagCTTCCTTAAATGATGTACCATCTattttatgtttgtgtttttattacAGTTGGTTATCAACATTAGAGACTACTAAATGGTTTACCTATCTCAGTGCTATACTGAAGTCAGCTCTAGTGGCAGTGAACTCTATAGATAAGGAAGGGAAACCTGTACTGGTTCACTGTTCTGATGGCTGGGATAGAACCACACAGATTATAGCCTTAACAGAATTACTACTGGATCCTTATTATAGGACCTTAGAGGTTGGTTAAAACATAAAgggttttgtttgatttatagAAGGATGTCTTTGAATCTAATGAATATCTTGCTGTGAGATTCATAAAGTAGTTTGagcttttttatgttataattgAAATAcctttgaataatgaaaaaatgcCACAAATTGGACAATATAAAGACATTTTATGCCCCTGTTGTTGAGGAGgaattaagttttacccttacAAGTCCAACCATATgtgagaatgtgtcaaagttgGTTTtcattctctaactttagtttgacccaaccaaatgttattaaacttaTGCACATTGCTTTTGACTGTAAAATCCAGatgaagtttgaattttggtggcgtcaCTTTAACCATTCTAGAGTTATATCCCTTTATAAATGTTCCGTCCTCTACCACAAGTCTtgcttcaaccaaatgttatgaagcTTATACTTTTAATCGAAAAACTcagatcaatttcaaatttgggTAGTGTCTCTTTTACTGTtcctgagttatgtcccttcataactttatatgataagCAAGTGTAGGCATCAACTGTGTCCCGTGGACACattctcattttattttttaattgtacagaaagaaaaaaatgtaataaaagtcAAAAGACAACcacaccaaaatttaaaaaatactagTTATAtctaataattttgaaattgaaaaaaacattccaatcatattttcaaaaatattgtttgtacaTTCACTTcatgaattaaattataaattatattgttttaggGATTTCAAGTATTAGTTGAGAGAGAATGGTTAGATTATGGCCATAAGTTTGGTGATAGATGTGGTAATGGTATAAATACAGAAGATTTAAATGAAAGATGTCCTGTGTTTCTACAGTGGTTAGACTGTGTTTATCAACTGTATCATCAGTTCCCTTGTGCATTCCAGTTCAATGAAGCATATCTGGTAAGTTTATAAATAGAATCTCTATGTTCACCAACTCTATCATCAGTTCCCTTGTGCATTCCAGTTCAATGAAGCATATCTGGTAAGTTTATAAATAGAATCTCTATGTTTACCAACTCTATCATCGGTTCCCTTGTGCATTCCAGTTCAATGAAGCATATCTGGTAAGTTTATAAATAGAATCTCTATGTTCACCAACTCTATCATCAGTTCCCTTGTGCATTCCAGTTCAATGAAGCATATCTGGTAAGTTTATAAATAGAATCTCTATGTTTACCAACTCTATCATCAGTTCCCTTGTGCATTCCAGTTCAATGAAGCATATCTGGTAAGTTTATAAATAGAATCTCTATGTTTACCAACTCTATCATCAGTTCCCTTGTGCATTCCAGTTCAATGAAGCATATCTGGTAagattataaatagaaaatgcATGATTGAATAATGTATAGTTTttaaccccaccaaaaaaagAGTTAATAGACATAAGAAGATCtggtatgagtgccattgagacaactgtccatccaagtcacaatttgtaaaagtaaatcgtTACAGGAAAAAGTACGGGTTCCAACACATtactcacaccaaacagcaagctatatagGGCCCCAAAATTGATTAGCGTAAAACAATCAACCAGGAAAACCAAGgttcaaatctatataaaaaagagaattTACTGGTTTACCCTTTGAATTTTGGTgacttgagttatgtccctttgtaatttgaaaaattgcagattttgCAGTATATATTTTCAAGCATGAACATCTGTTTCTCATGGACACATTCTtcaattatttatgaaaataataacaatatattattttgacaGGTGAAGTTGATGCAGCATACCTATTCTCATTTGTTTGGTACATTCCTCTGTAACAACACACGGGAAAGGGAGTCCAACCAGCTCAACCTTAGAACAGCTTCTGTATGGTCGCtactcaacaacaaaaataataaatttacaaatcatCTTTACTGCCCATCTCTAGAACAACAGGTAAGAACAGCTTCTGTATGGTCACtactcaacaacaaaaataataaatttacaaatcatCTTTACTGCCCATCACTAGAACAACAGGTGAGAAAATCATGtcaacataaatttaaaaatagcatCTTTATTATtgagtgggtctcattggggtttAAGCGTGACCCGGGATTGCTGATTTATTTGTAAGCATGACAAGTGAAAGTATTGTTCCCTGAAAAAGTGAAATGAAGTCTAGCAGATCacagaaaattacaaaaaaatgagaattgcttacattcatagtgtaagcgggatatgggaatctgacaaaacagtaatcAGGACCCAGGATCAGAACCTCCTAATGAGACCCCGTATTGATTCTCATTAACAAGaattatacattttcaaattgcATGCAGCTATACTCCATCAAATGctgttcatttcatttattcaaatatgaaaatacaaataaaaagagtttatgtcaatgagacagcaatccaacaacacaaacgAGTTTTAAAGACAGATCATACAGTTTATAtagttgttttattatatactgTATTATTTCAGTTACTctttgttttttgctttttaaaaaacagTCTCAGTgtctttaaaaattacttatCAACAATTGTATTGtgaaatacagaaaatattcaaaaagaaataattgtatatttgcAATATTGTTGGAACGGTAGCATTGCAGgcatttttatgaaacttcTTCATACTTATTTATAAGGATAAAAGgaattgacaaaaatgaatgaCATTGCCACAGATCACAACAGTATCTTTAAACACTAGATTCGTTTGTCGAACTTTATATTGACCTCTAAatgaattaagaaaaaatgaCTTGTCAATATGACATTaatgcatagaaaaaaactaatattgaatattttcttttaattgacAGGTGTTGTATCCATCATACAATGTGAGAAGCCTACAGCTTTGGGCATCAGTTTATctatcaaataatttatcaaGGACAAGTTCGGAAGATTTATCTGCAGACAAACAGGAACAAGAGCCCTCTTGTATGACTTGTAATTTACATAAAACTAGGTCATGTGAAAATCTTTTGGCCAATCAGGAGGCTCCAGTTCCAAGTCCGAGTCGACGCAAAAGTGATCCTAGCATTGCGCTAGAAAATTTTGATCAGGCTGTTCATCAGACCAAAGATACAAGTCATCACGTCCTGTCAGACTTCAAAGACACTGCTGACAGGCGGGACATCAACGAttccaaaataccaaaaagtatTCCACTAGAAAATGGACATAGACCGTTAATGGGAAATGGAGTGGTTCAAAACGGGAATAGTAATGACCTTAATAAAAGTGATAATTTAGATAATCAGATTTTAGTGAATGGACATTCTGAATTGACCCCTGACTGTGATGATAAACTAGGTAAAAACATTGTTCAGAATGGACATATGAATGGGAATACTTCCGATTCAGACAACGAAAGTGGTGGAAGTCCAGTTAGGACATTCGGCAAAACTAATAGTGAAAAAACATTATGTGATATAAATGGAATTGAAAGCTCAACAGATACTTTAGTTGATGAAAATGATTTGTCAAAAATTAATGGACGACTAAAAATAGTGTCGAGGAGTGTAGAAAACTTAATCCCTGCCAAAACAGCGATagacaaattaaaatcattaGAAAGCAGTTCTACGATCAGTACGAGTACAAGTGAAATAAGTAATTCCAGTATTGAACTATCAGGTTCTACTTCTGATGGAGACAATCTGCGTAATCTGACATGTTTACTGCACCAATCAAATGCTCTGAAGTTGTCGTATAAAACCAATGGCTGTGTCAAACAATTAACAAATGGGTCGTTGTCTCCAAACAGATTATATCCTACTCCAACTAGTTCTAGAACTCCTAATTCTACATGTCCGCCTACACCCGGAGCTGATAGTAAGGTAATAAAACTTGTGGGCATGTATTTGATATGGTAGAAATTTTTGCATCAATcttgatattttcattattttataaggaTAGTATCAAGGCTgttccaaaaaattaaaaaattaatcatAATATTATTCATTGTGAATCACAGAGTTCTGGAAAAGTGTTGTTCAAGAGAATTTGACCACCAAACTTTTGCGACAGACCaccacaatttattttttttgcaaaaaaataatagtgaGAATCAGCAGATTTTCTTCTGAACCACCAGGGGGAAAAAGATTTGATGACTGAAATCTTGCCAGAATAGTAGAAAAtagtgttttaaattttgttcatgttgaTAACAATATTTGTAATCACCATTTTCTCAGTTTTCAGACATTGGAAAAATAGGTCTCATATTTTTGTCTATTCTTCTATCACAATAAAAAGtaccttaaaaaaattatattacatgtatgatGCAAGCAATGAATGGTACACCAgctataacaatttttttcctaAATATGATTCTCTACATTGCTCTACATGCTCTAAGAGTTGTGAAATAAAACCTATTTAACAATCTCCCgaggtaaaataaaaataaatattatttgaatgttttgttttcagtcAACGACAGAATCACACATCCATAGACAGTTAAATGGTATCAGTCGCTATCTTGACGTGGATGGATTGACAATCTTCAATGAACCTGTACAACAACGAATGTTACAGGTCAAGTCTGACTACGAACGACAGATCCAGCTTCTGACATCACAGCTAGAGGAGACAAGAGCAGCATTGATACACCACGCCTCAGCATGTAATGGGGCAGGCAGATGTTTGTTAGATAACTTAAGAGATGATTTGGTGAGTATATATGTCATGTTAGTAAATGCTGGCATAAAGCAGGCAtgacttaaaaattaaaagacaaacacaGTTTTTACAAATACACTGTCATGCTTATTACTTAATCAAAAACCTTATCTTATGACTTTacaagtcttgctctacatgctttaggaaattagctgtaatgttattgttttataacaGATGGGGCTCTATTGTggaatatttcttaaataatattcATAGGGTATGCTCATGACCAAAAGTTTAAAAGCTTAGAATACAAAGAGTTGGATAGCACAAAAACTAAAAGATCATAACTAGAATAGGCCAAACCCAAGATTTTAATTTAAGCTCACTGTAATTTAAATTTACAGATAAAATACATCATTGAAATTATGAAACAATAACATGATTAAGTAAGAATTTGACTGGTAACATTTACAATATACAACATAATATTATCCTcacacttttcaaaaaaaaaaaaaaaaaaaaaagactttatatTTGGTAATTAGCTTGGCAATAATGTGGGAGGACTTTCTTTGAATCTGTCCAATACCTACTTCCTGTTGTCTGATACCTAAAAATACCATTATTACGATTATGGGTTCTCACTATCAATTCTATtgcaaatatcaaaacaaaagcAATGCTAACATGCTCGTTATATTTAAGAGTGGATTTATGTTCACATTATATTTGCATCTTGTAGAATTTTATCTATGcctttttatattgaattgtAGTTGATGTCACCCGATTCCAATGGAGAGATGAATTCCTTAGGAGGGTGTAGTAATGC from Mytilus trossulus isolate FHL-02 chromosome 8, PNRI_Mtr1.1.1.hap1, whole genome shotgun sequence includes the following:
- the LOC134681210 gene encoding myotubularin-related protein 3-like isoform X3, translated to MHDNMASADEPASMECILKSELFPKKSLVCEDDSLQVPFPLLCGEAVEYLGRTADGVIALSNFRLLVRSKDSFINIPLGMVELVECREIFSVNIYCKDATVVRCDFSTNDSCQDWFKRITQRTSIPKELSGLFAFAFFAWCQDRSPCPSEHEVCYQLCQQVERFTFSFGKEVERMKFDLKSKSSWRITYVNEDFSVCSSYPKCHIVPACITDKHLGDVAGFRAQRRFPSVVWRDQRNGAVLVRCSQPELGWLGWRSTEDEKMLESVPIACSQNPGTYTKYLGINDDSSGSESGSQNGDVGTAINTENKKMIIMDCRSYSAAVANRAKGGGVECAEYYQNSEIQFMNLANIHTIRKSYVALRALCSGGADQPAWLSTLETTKWFTYLSAILKSALVAVNSIDKEGKPVLVHCSDGWDRTTQIIALTELLLDPYYRTLEGFQVLVEREWLDYGHKFGDRCGNGINTEDLNERCPVFLQWLDCVYQLYHQFPCAFQFNEAYLVKLMQHTYSHLFGTFLCNNTRERESNQLNLRTASVWSLLNNKNNKFTNHLYCPSLEQQVLYPSYNVRSLQLWASVYLSNNLSRTSSEDLSADKQEQEPSCMTCNLHKTRSCENLLANQEAPVPSPSRRKSDPSIALENFDQAVHQTKDTSHHVLSDFKDTADRRDINDSKIPKSIPLENGHRPLMGNGVVQNGNSNDLNKSDNLDNQILVNGHSELTPDCDDKLGKNIVQNGHMNGNTSDSDNESGGSPVRTFGKTNSEKTLCDINGIESSTDTLVDENDLSKINGRLKIVSRSVENLIPAKTAIDKLKSLESSSTISTSTSEISNSSIELSGSTSDGDNLRNLTCLLHQSNALKLSYKTNGCVKQLTNGSLSPNRLYPTPTSSRTPNSTCPPTPGADSKSTTESHIHRQLNGISRYLDVDGLTIFNEPVQQRMLQVKSDYERQIQLLTSQLEETRAALIHHASACNGAGRCLLDNLRDDLLMSPDSNGEMNSLGGCSNASDVSWEQLDESDAKIVKWVPDYVATHCAGCNSGFNLVKRKHHCRNCGNIFCHECSNNYTPIPHQNLVGEERVCFKCFSFLQKLPFNGMIDERPLAAAASN
- the LOC134681210 gene encoding myotubularin-related protein 3-like isoform X1, encoding MYVCPWTFIYWFQASADEPASMECILKSELFPKKSLVCEDDSLQVPFPLLCGEAVEYLGRTADGVIALSNFRLLVRSKDSFINIPLGMVELVECREIFSVNIYCKDATVVRCDFSTNDSCQDWFKRITQRTSIPKELSGLFAFAFFAWCQDRSPCPSEHEVCYQLCQQVERFTFSFGKEVERMKFDLKSKSSWRITYVNEDFSVCSSYPKCHIVPACITDKHLGDVAGFRAQRRFPSVVWRDQRNGAVLVRCSQPELGWLGWRSTEDEKMLESVPIACSQNPGTYTKYLGINDDSSGSESGSQNGDVGTAINTENKKMIIMDCRSYSAAVANRAKGGGVECAEYYQNSEIQFMNLANIHTIRKSYVALRALCSGGADQPAWLSTLETTKWFTYLSAILKSALVAVNSIDKEGKPVLVHCSDGWDRTTQIIALTELLLDPYYRTLEGFQVLVEREWLDYGHKFGDRCGNGINTEDLNERCPVFLQWLDCVYQLYHQFPCAFQFNEAYLVKLMQHTYSHLFGTFLCNNTRERESNQLNLRTASVWSLLNNKNNKFTNHLYCPSLEQQVLYPSYNVRSLQLWASVYLSNNLSRTSSEDLSADKQEQEPSCMTCNLHKTRSCENLLANQEAPVPSPSRRKSDPSIALENFDQAVHQTKDTSHHVLSDFKDTADRRDINDSKIPKSIPLENGHRPLMGNGVVQNGNSNDLNKSDNLDNQILVNGHSELTPDCDDKLGKNIVQNGHMNGNTSDSDNESGGSPVRTFGKTNSEKTLCDINGIESSTDTLVDENDLSKINGRLKIVSRSVENLIPAKTAIDKLKSLESSSTISTSTSEISNSSIELSGSTSDGDNLRNLTCLLHQSNALKLSYKTNGCVKQLTNGSLSPNRLYPTPTSSRTPNSTCPPTPGADSKSTTESHIHRQLNGISRYLDVDGLTIFNEPVQQRMLQVKSDYERQIQLLTSQLEETRAALIHHASACNGAGRCLLDNLRDDLLMSPDSNGEMNSLGGCSNASDVSWEQLDESDAKIVKWVPDYVATHCAGCNSGFNLVKRKHHCRNCGNIFCHECSNNYTPIPHQNLVGEERVCFKCFSFLQKLPFNGMIDERPLAAAASN
- the LOC134681210 gene encoding myotubularin-related protein 3-like isoform X2; amino-acid sequence: MYVCPWTFIYWFQASADEPASMECILKSELFPKKSLVCEDDSLQVPFPLLCGEAVEYLGRTADGVIALSNFRLLVRSKDSFINIPLGMVELVECREIFSVNIYCKDATVVRCDFSTNDSCQDWFKRITQRTSIPKELSGLFAFAFFAWCQDRSPCPSEHEVCYQLCQQERFTFSFGKEVERMKFDLKSKSSWRITYVNEDFSVCSSYPKCHIVPACITDKHLGDVAGFRAQRRFPSVVWRDQRNGAVLVRCSQPELGWLGWRSTEDEKMLESVPIACSQNPGTYTKYLGINDDSSGSESGSQNGDVGTAINTENKKMIIMDCRSYSAAVANRAKGGGVECAEYYQNSEIQFMNLANIHTIRKSYVALRALCSGGADQPAWLSTLETTKWFTYLSAILKSALVAVNSIDKEGKPVLVHCSDGWDRTTQIIALTELLLDPYYRTLEGFQVLVEREWLDYGHKFGDRCGNGINTEDLNERCPVFLQWLDCVYQLYHQFPCAFQFNEAYLVKLMQHTYSHLFGTFLCNNTRERESNQLNLRTASVWSLLNNKNNKFTNHLYCPSLEQQVLYPSYNVRSLQLWASVYLSNNLSRTSSEDLSADKQEQEPSCMTCNLHKTRSCENLLANQEAPVPSPSRRKSDPSIALENFDQAVHQTKDTSHHVLSDFKDTADRRDINDSKIPKSIPLENGHRPLMGNGVVQNGNSNDLNKSDNLDNQILVNGHSELTPDCDDKLGKNIVQNGHMNGNTSDSDNESGGSPVRTFGKTNSEKTLCDINGIESSTDTLVDENDLSKINGRLKIVSRSVENLIPAKTAIDKLKSLESSSTISTSTSEISNSSIELSGSTSDGDNLRNLTCLLHQSNALKLSYKTNGCVKQLTNGSLSPNRLYPTPTSSRTPNSTCPPTPGADSKSTTESHIHRQLNGISRYLDVDGLTIFNEPVQQRMLQVKSDYERQIQLLTSQLEETRAALIHHASACNGAGRCLLDNLRDDLLMSPDSNGEMNSLGGCSNASDVSWEQLDESDAKIVKWVPDYVATHCAGCNSGFNLVKRKHHCRNCGNIFCHECSNNYTPIPHQNLVGEERVCFKCFSFLQKLPFNGMIDERPLAAAASN